The window tttttaatccatACAGAAGTTATTCTTATGTGAGATGTGGATCCATATTTGctgctttttttaaacaaataaccaACTGCCCTGAAATCATCAAGCTACATAGAATATGAGAGTTTGGACAGTGAGTTACAAAGAGCACAAATGTCATATGAATAGTAGGAAGCATTGATAAGAAGTTTATCCTTAAACACTACTAGCTTTTTCATTTACTAGAGAAAAATATAACCTTTTGGATAGTGTCCTTAAAGGCTTGCCTCACTTGCTGGTTCCTCAGGGtatatataaatggattcatCATAGGAGCAACAGAGGTATTGAGAATAGCCACTCCTTTGATCAATGATGCCTTTTCTTTTGCAGAAGGGTTGGCATACATGAATATGCAGCTTCCATAAGAGATGGAAATGACAATCATGTGAGAGGAGCATGTAGAAAATGCCTTTTTCCTCTGACTGGCAGAAGGCAGTTTCAGAATTGTCCTGATGATGAATGTGTAGGATAGAATTATTAATGCCAAAGTGAAAAGCAGAATCACTATTGCAGAGTAAAAAGCAATCACTTCTAGGAGCCAGGTGTCTGAGCAGGATAACTGCAGGAGGGGAAAATAGTCACATGCAAAGTGATCAATGATATTGGAGCCACAGTAATCTAACTGGAGTAAGAGAATAACTGGTGGGAAGATATTTAAGAATGCTGCCAGCCAAGCACAAAAGACAAGCAATATGCAGACTCTTTTGTTCATGATGCTTGTATAATGCAGAGGTTTGCAGATGGCTACATAGCGATCATAGGACATGGCAGTTAGAAGATAAAATTCAGTTATCcccatgaaaatgaagaaaaacaattgcGCTGTACAATTATTGTATGAAATAGTTTTGTCTCTGGTGATAATTGTGCCCAGAAATCTAGGAATACAGACAGTTGTAAAGGATATCTCTAGTACAGAGAAGTTCCTGAGGAAGAAATACATAGGGGTCTGTAGATGGGAGTCCACCAAGGTGAGAGTGATGATGGTCAAATTTCCAGTAACACTTAATATATATGTGAttactaaaaacagaaaaatcacaaccTGAAGCTCTGGGTCGTCTGATAGTCCTAGAAGAATGAATTCTGTGGGTACTGTGTGGTTTTTCATTGccgattttttttcttcccctttagaacagaaaatatgttttccctgcagaacattaaaaacaagaaaaccccaCGATTGAGAATagagtataaaatttaaaatatccatgaTAGTGAATAATCTATGGAATTGAAAATCACGTTCAGCAACTCTCTCTAATTTCTATTTGACCTTACATTCAAGGAACAAATAttatctgaaattaaatattgatctcttttctttgaaaatacataGACTATGGATAAAAAACTTGTGCTAACATTTAAACAGAGATAATTCttctaatgtttctttaaaatcaaacttctaattattgtttaaaatatttaacttctttttaaaaatatggatatattctaattgatttttttcctttcctcaatATTATAAAAAACAGTCTAGATTGTGGGTAATTTAAGTACACAGTTTGAAAGCTTACAGAGGTTATTTTGACCTACCTTCATATTTGGCACACATAATTTAGGAAACTTTTACAAAGTTAAACAACTAGTCAACATAATAATCATCTTACTTTAGCACATACATGTTTATCCATAGGAATTTTTTGCTAGTATTCTCTCCTGCATTACTTTCCTAAGGATTTGGTTGATGCTATCACTCTCCCcatatcattttttccccttttatgatATAAAGGCCAGAAGAACAAGAAGGTAAacttctattaatattattaaaataaacagttGCCTAGAGATAATTTAATTCATAGAATGCACAATTCATTTTTTCGTTTACAGTATTACTATAGCAAAGGAACAAGTAGATGGTCAAAAAACAATTTACTGAGAAGGAGATATTCTTTCTAATGGGGAATGTCTTTTTATAATCTTATTCCTGTAAGAGAATACCATtaaacttgggagaaaaaaacCATGAAGAACCCCAGACTTATTTCTGGGTTCCTGCTTTAGGACTGTATTAATAGTCTTCTTGGTAgtaaagttatttaacttttaatattgaAAGGGATGTAAATCTACGAACACatatgcaaataatattttaaaacatttgaataaaatggaacaatataatgaaaaataagaaatttacttACTTCCTGGTTCTTCTTGATGGTTTAGCCTCAAATTTAATCGTCtgatttacttaaatatttacataatttcagAGCTGGTAAACTGAGTTAGCAATTTATTTGATTTCTATTATACTATCAAAACAAATGTGGTGATTTCACTTTTTCCTGGCTCTCTGGGATCATAGTTCTCTTTGTTGTTAGACTAGTGATATTTGACTCACAATATCCTTCATCCCTGGTATTGTAACATTTTtggaacattttataataatataactCATTCCTGCATTTTGTCTCTCCTCCACACTCTATGTATAAACTCAGTTACACCTGTGTGGACTAGTAATGTACTTTCATTTGCCCTTTTCATACAATGTAAAacagttattaaacattttctttgctttatgcaaacattttaaaagaacattttttaattctACGATTATACATCTATAAATctaaatactgttttccttaggCTTAAGAGACTTAAATTTCTGTAGGCTTAAGAGACTCATATTTTTCTGCAAATgctgttttgaaaaatagaaaattcttcTGTATGTATGTCATGCAAGTGGAACTGGACTTATTTTATCTGTGTCTTTCTTTTTGGCTCAGGGGAATTCATTAAGTAAAAGTGAGACATCATTAAAAGATATGGGTGAatcacttttataaatattgatgaagtataaaaaaatgattgagttaaatgagacaaatatataaacaaggTGTGATACTGAGTATGTGAATGTTTGATTTAGAATTTGATTCTTCTATGATTGTACAATAACTTCACATTATTCTCCCAGAAATTCTGGACTTAACCTCAAGAGGGTTCTAGTGCTTATATCCCTTGAATTTTGGCAAAGTAGAGAAGAGTTCTTTACTATACCAGAATGAAAAGGTAGAAAACACTGCTTTGAATTTCTGGTATGACTTAATTATCTTCTGAAATGGACAACATATTAAAGTCTGATGAGGAGTTTTATCCCTGTATTGACCCATTGAATTCAGGAAAATCTTTCCCACAGTCCATGACTAATATCACAGCAATGTTTGCTGTAAGTTGCTTTTATTGCTTTTGAATACTTTCCATCGCTCTATCATGTGCTTCCATAAATCCGAACATTAAATTCCTTTGTCTATATTTGACATCTTCTCATTGTGAGAATATTTATcaaccaagaaaataaatatttggaaatcagtCACCAGATATTATTACcttgtttattttcacattttatgcaATGAGAGATATAGATTTTATTACTAGACgaatataatattcatatactATATATCCACATATGTGTaatatgaattttacatttaGCAATTTATCCTTATTTTGCTCACAGTTATAAATATGGATGTAAGGCATGTGTACATTTAATGCCAGGGGTGCAGATTATTTATAGGATTTAAAGATGAGAGTATTTGAAAGtgggacagaaggaagaaaacagaaaaaaatgaacaaacgaCTAGTTAACACATACGACAATACATAGACATCTAGATGCGTTGAACTTATAATAGATACAAATAGGCGTTAAAAGTATTAGTTCATAATATTCAAGTAGAAATAGTGAAACTGAGTTTCCACTTATGAAAATTCTAttcatttccctttgtttttgtaTTCAAATAGTGAATCTATTCATATTTTGTATCTTAAACTCTTTAACAATAATACATGTAGCAATacttttttttgagattttattgatTACCAGACATTGACTATGAAtttaaattatctcattttttcccagacaacaaaaaccCTTTGAGATGAGTATTATTATTACTCAGATAAAGAGTCTGAAGCAGAAAGAAGTTAGTTAATTATCTTGTCTTCATCATGGGTGTATTTGTGAGCAATGCagtctttactgattttcttagAGGAAAAGGGAGTGAGTTTCTATCTCACAAAGCactacatttcattaaaaaaattctattagaCACGTTtcttttcctatcttttcttAGACTCCTAGATGCTagagtcccaccaacagtgtacaagggttcccttttctccacattcttgtcaacacatgttatttgttgactttttggtaatagtcattctgactggtgtaaggtggtatctcattgtgattttgacttgcgtttccctgatgattagtgatgttgagcatcttttcatgtctgttggccgtTTCTTCAGTTCTCAAAGGTTGTTTTTAGCAAGAAATGGTACATAGAATACAAGATCTGGATGCTTGTGGACTCCTTGCTATTAATTTATCATTATTCCTTGGAACTTTCAAGGAACAGAgacaggaaatacattttaaaaaatagtagtCTCACATTGACATTTCTTAATTGGTCAGTTctacaacacacaaaaaaatagtttCTGAATTGTTA of the Rhinolophus sinicus isolate RSC01 linkage group LG02, ASM3656204v1, whole genome shotgun sequence genome contains:
- the LOC141568630 gene encoding olfactory receptor 6C3, producing the protein MKNHTVPTEFILLGLSDDPELQVVIFLFLVITYILSVTGNLTIITLTLVDSHLQTPMYFFLRNFSVLEISFTTVCIPRFLGTIITRDKTISYNNCTAQLFFFIFMGITEFYLLTAMSYDRYVAICKPLHYTSIMNKRVCILLVFCAWLAAFLNIFPPVILLLQLDYCGSNIIDHFACDYFPLLQLSCSDTWLLEVIAFYSAIVILLFTLALIILSYTFIIRTILKLPSASQRKKAFSTCSSHMIVISISYGSCIFMYANPSAKEKASLIKGVAILNTSVAPMMNPFIYTLRNQQVRQAFKDTIQKVIFFSSK